Part of the Benincasa hispida cultivar B227 chromosome 11, ASM972705v1, whole genome shotgun sequence genome, TAGTAGTGAGGAGGATTCTGATTCCGAGGATACCGAATCTGATAGCTCGATGTATGATTCGGATTCGGGACACTCGGACGCGGAATCGGCTTCAAATAGTTCGGGTTCGGAAGGCGATAGCGATAGCGAGGAggagaggaggaggaggaagaggaaAGAAAGGAGGAGGAGAAGAGACAAGGAGAGAGAGCGGAAGAGGAGGagaaaagagaaggagaagaagaggaggagaaaagagagggaggaAGAGAAACgaaggaaggaaaagaaaaagaaggagaagaaggaacGAGGAAAGAAAGGGGCAGTGACGAATTCGTGGGGAAAGTACGGGATTATCAAAGAAACTGATATGTGGTACGTGACGATTGAATTGTTCCTTGAATGCTTCTGTTTGCTTACTGCGAAAATTTGTCTTCATTTTCTTAAATTCAAGTCCTCTTCTTACTGTCTTCCTTTTTGCCGAACACTTTTGGCTTTGATGAAGCTGTGTGCATGTAATCAACTGAACCTGATTTTTGTTATACTGTGAAAGAGTTTCTATGTTGCTTCTCGATTCCTTCTGCATAACCATGGACCCTTTCTTCAACTTGTTCTTGTTAACTTTGTTTCATAGGAACAAGCGACCGGAGTTCACTGCATGGTTGGCTGAAATTAAAAAGGTAAATTGATTTATGCCCAATACGTTCCATTAGCTCAATAATGCTAATTTATGACATTTGTAAGCTGGTGACATGATCGTATTGCTGAAATTTTGAAGTGTTCTGCAACTACAAAGCGTGTAGGATAGCTCTATGCAATAGTTgaatttccttcatttttaaCGGACTTCATACTTTCAATACGGTGGTGCCAACTTCAGTATTTCATGTCTTCGATATATGGATTTGAATTAAGTAGAACCAAATTAGTTTCTTCATGTAACTTCACCATCGAGAAATGAAAGACGACTTCCAATACCAATCCACATAACCTTCTTTTGCTGTTTTTTGAACTCAAATTACTTGAGCAGCATGCCTATTGTTTGGATTGAACATGAAAGTATACCAAAGTCGGAACAATATACGATCTGACTGCTTTTCATAGTTGTCGTGTTTCTGCTAATcatattattttgaatattaCATTGTTCTTAGGTTAACTTGGAAAGCCTAGCTAATTGGGAAGAGAAGCAAATGTTtaaggagtaagtagataaactgATCATGTTGATCATGTTAAGTTTTACTCATCACGGTTATTACTCTTGAAGATAGCTGTTGTATTTACTTCTTTAATTCTCGATCCatttttgagaaattatttaaaattgtaaataactTCAAAGTTCAATCTCACTGAACTTGTGATGATTGTTTGTACAGATTCATGGAGGACCATAACACGGCCACTTTTCCATCCAAAAAGTAAGGTTCTGAATATTTTTGTATATGCAGCTACTATGTTCTTGTTTGAGAGGTAGAATGAAAGAAATGAACATGGAATCCTAGATGGAACATTGCTATGGTCAATATTTCTTTTAGTGTGCATTTTCTACAGgattttaaacaaaatctctattttaaaCCCAAGAAAGCAAtgaactgattttttttttttgaagatcaACTCATGTTGTTAATTATGCTTTCACTTATTAGACGGGTATTCATTTTGTTGTTTGCAATGTCAGCCACTTGCATTTATTTTATGTCATTTCAGGTACTACAATCTTGACGCTTATTACCAGCGTAAAATACAAAAAGATATGAAGAAAGGCCACAAAAAGATTGTGGAAGGAGAACGCACTGTGTTCGATGATGAAGAACAAAGGAGGTATTTtctacttttcttcttctttctttaccTGCTGTTCGTTTTGAGAATTAAACACACTTCATATTTAGAAATTTTGTTGCTCATCTGGTGGTTGAATATGAATGTTTGATGGTGGAGCCACACCACACTTTAAGAATTCACAAAGAAATTCTTTATTCAGTTTTTCAAAAGTATATCAAATCATTTCAAATACAAGGTCTGAGGAATCATCTACTAACTAAAAGACCTATAAAATTACACTAAAAAACTGTTCAATAAACTactaataaaactaattaaccaATTCTTGAACTCACTACATAATTTGAAGTGCTATCTTGTTCCTGGACTTAATGCCGTCAAACTATTATCGAATGTCATCATATGGTCTCCCTTGAACACCCGCCAATGGCTAAACcctagaaagaaataaaaatgaaaagaaaaaagaaaacagagaGGGTCGAGATGTTCAAACAGTCTGTTGGTTTGGTTAATAATTTCACTCTACTTTTCAGGCAAGAACTACTCATAGAACGTGAAAAGCACAAGGAAGAACAAGTGGAAGCCTTGAAGCGCTCTATGCAGACTGGAATGGTCAGTGATTTTACTCTCTGGAAGTAGTTTGGATTATCCAACTTTATTGCAAGTTTCTTACTTCCGTTCCTCACAGGCACAAGCAATGAAAGAACAAGCTCGACTTAGGGAGGAGATGGCTTATCAGTATAAGCTTGGAAACTTTGAGGTAGGCATAAACGTGAACGAAGTTTTCCTGCGGTTTCATTTTGATGTGCATTCTCAAGCTAGTTCCTCAAATTTTTGCTACATTTTATTACAGGCTGCAGCTGCCATCCAGCGAAGATTGGACCCAGATGTTGCCTTGTGAGAACTGAGAGAAAGAGGCATTATCTCGTGTTTGGGTACTACACGGTTGCATTCTCAAGAACTCCGAAAGTTCCGGAAGGTCGTGTTTGGATTTCCAAACAAAGGGAAGCTCTCCAATCCCAATCATTTCTGGCAACCTCTGTAGTTTTATAGCATCCCATGGATAAGTACAGGAATGGTTTTGACTTGTTTTTCCTTTGGATAATAAGGGTAGTTGCATAAAGTCCTTATGTTATCTAGGTGTAAAAAAACATTCCCCTTGCTAGAATTAATTGTAGTTATAGTTAGCAGTCCAAATGTGGGTCGTGAATTTGAGCATATGTTGTGCCCTCAGAAATGGACAGAGAGAAGAAATGGCATTTCTAGTCATTTTTTTTGCGTTAACGGCTGAACAATGGATGGATTGTTTTAATGGAAAAGTTAGGGGTTCTACTCTTTAACAAGAACATGGAGGAATTATCcaatttttttctaagttacTCGTGGTGTTTGGGGGATTGACTTGAGTTGAATTTTTTAAACCCAACTTGCCAAACCTCACTAGTTAGTAATAAATAATTCGACTCCACGACTTTAACAGTGCTATAAGCAGTTGAAATTTACACATTTATCAAGatattctaaattttgttaaaattacaCATTTATCAAGATATTCTAAATTCCCTCATTTACTTATTCTATTCTTTCATCCTTCATACTTCGACAAAATTAATGGAAATACTTTGAGCATATATATAGTCAAATCAAACAAACTCGCCTATAAATTTGTCAAAATGTAACTAAAtacatttatatttttattttgtcataTTACACTCTATATTCTACCAAATTATTGAATGTAAAAAGTTGGGAccttttcaaatattaaaaatatttatactttataataaaaagttataaaaGTACTTTTGGacttttttaagtataaatattttttagatttttcgtttataagaatttttctaaaaaatttgagaaaatatgtgtgcaattgaataattaaacaaaaagttaaagtcccgtttggtaactatttgatttttttttttcaaatttaagcctATAAATGCTACTTCAATCTCCAaaattttatctactttttgccaataatttaaaaaatcaagccaaaattttaaaagctatttttttttagattccaattttttacttgattttttaaaccatcgataaaaagtaaataataaaagaaaaaattgaaaataataatatctataaacttaattttaaaaaataaaaagttatcaaatgggcctaaacaaatacaaattttCTATTGTTACAAACATATGCATAGAACTCAACTCAACTTAGTCAAAGACCAACTTATTTTTAGTAATGACCTATTTAATTGAAGCTGTTTATCCAAATTCTTCAaactccttttttttattttcaaggtTAAAGTATCATTTTCGTATCTATACTTTAAAATTCGTCAACTTTTCTAGTCTTAGTctaaaaacatattttcataTCGTATTTCtttacataaaaattattatgattattcaatcaatttcaataaaaattaatttttaaaattaaatttaagatttattaaaagtatactAAAATCGAATGAAAGTAGACAACAAAATTGGAACAAATTTCAAATGATGagaactaaaatgatattttaaccatgttggtatctttcttcttttctataCCTAGGTTATTTAGATAGGGGtggttttgaaagttaattgaGAAAATGGGTggtttccaacttatttagggAAAATGGGTGGTTTTTTTGTCCCCATCTGAGTGCGTCTCTTGgaatattttactatttttccccGTAAttcgaaaatattttatttagtttttttcccTCGTACGCCGCATTAATGCATCTGTTGAATACAATCGCACACGATCGCTTTgtaaattactatgcgatcgtttagtaatttatATACGATCGTTTTATGCGTCATTCAggaatattttatttagtaaattactatgtgatcgtttagtaaattatacacgatcgcatacaatcacttagtaaattatctacgatcgtttagtaattatacacgatcgcttaataaattatacacgatcgcttagtaaattatacacgatcgcttagtaatttatacacgatcgcttaataattttaacacaaatttatctaaacgatcgcttagttatttatttgcttagttaaatgtacaacatcaattgtattttgcaaatttagcacaaatttatctaaacaaaactaaacgatcacgtaatagttaggtaaacgatcgcttagtattatctaaacgattgcttaacaAAATCTAAgagatcgcttagtattagccaaaTGATCGCTTTATAAATTAGTACACAATCGCGTAAtggatatctaaatgatcgcttagtattagctaaacgatcacttagtattatctaaacgatcgaataACAAAACCTAAGCAATCACTTTATAAATTAGTACACGATCGcgtaatggatatctaaacgatcgctaatagttagctaaacaatcgcttattattagctaaacgatcacataatgGATATCAAAATGATTACggaacagttagctaaacgatcgcttagtattctctaaacgatcacttaacaaaacctaaacgatcgcttagtattagcccCGTAAGCcgcattttaaaaaaattaaattaaatcggTCACGCGCGCGTCAGAGTGAGTTGTGTCTGTTGAACAGACACATTCAGAATGACACACTGTGGTCATTCTGACCAAATTTGGCGTTTTCCCCCATTTTAGCATAAAAAATCCCACATTTTACCTTCATTCCACCGTTTTCATCTTCTCATTTCACAAATTTATCAATTATATCTTCTCCTTCACATATTTCATCCCATCTTCTCCTTCACCGAAACCTTCATTTCATCTTTCCTTTCATCACCGAAGCCTTCATTTCATTTTCACCCAAAACAAACTTTCCTTCatttcttccacatttttcatttattttcaaatacctattaTTTTCTACCTTCATTTGTTTTAGTGTAGTATTTTATTTGGTAAGtcgatatatttttgttatttaactttgaattaagtttttgataatttttactgatttttttaatgtttattttatttacagtggatattattcaaagtttttttggTAAGTTGGAATATTTGGTAAGGTGCAAAGCTTTTTTGGTAGTgtacaatatttttcttttaataagttgatatattttttatagttgatatatattttttatagtgtGCAATATCGGTAAGTATGTTGATATATTTAATAAGTCGATAGAATCTCTGTTGTTGCTTTCTGGTTGGTATTTAGttgatatttagattttttaaatattacatcatagtctcaaattatttatgtttaaacttataaaaaaagcattaataaaaaaatattaacgttcttaatggaaaaagaaataaatctaaaaataggttgaaagaaaattttaacgaattctaaaaataggtatttaaatctgttttttatggaaaaaaaataaatcttttaaaatgtaaaatttatattaaaatttttttcattttgccaaaattttaaaatttattagtaatttttaatgtaaaattaagaatatgtgGAGAAAAGAATAgtgatattatttttaaaaaaatattatatggtaaaaataatggttttttttcatacttttagtaaaaataatctaacacgaatttttaaaaataaaagattatatttaattcacgttggaagaaaattttaacggaatctaaaaataggtatttaaatatgttcttaatggaaaaaataaatctttttaaatgtaaaagttatattaaatttatatttaaattagtgatatttaaaaaaaattagtgatattactttattttgtgaagaaaagaaaaaaaaataaaaaaaagttaatagtTAAGAGTTTAGAAACATATAAAAAagtcattaataaaaataatataatatgttcCTAATGactattaatataaaattattaatatattcctaatgtctattaatttagtaaaaaaatattacatagtaaaaaaaatccataattttgtattgacttttttttttttaaacagtGGCAAGTGTTTCTGAGAAAACTCTACAATCAAGTTATTTGAAAGGTATGTATATAGTTATTTACCCATTATTTGGAATGATGTATTCATTATTGAATATTGAATGTTAAATGTTATTGTTAGTGATATTGTGTTGTTGTaaattttatgatgattaaAGAACAAAGATTCATGtcaatataaaagaatatttatcaATGATTTATGGTCAaatgatgatgcatgtcttaatattttgtttgtttattaaaaaaaaacattcctttatttttacatattaaacaaaaaaatagtaataacacATTAATATTGTTAGCCTAATATATACTTAcaaatattatgataaatatCAGATTGCATTGGGGAAACTACAATGGATGTTGtgaaatttttatgttttatgcaCGGAACATTGTTAATGGGCCAAACAGGATAGAATATGATAGGCAACCATCTCTTCTTATAAATATGCATCGTCAAGTTGACTTCAACACATTAATCGATGGATTATGTGATGCATTATCCATAAATAGAGATGATGGGGTAAAAgtaatatttagatatggtaGTTATGTAGCGGGATCTACTTTCTATATCCCCATCTCATTACAAAGTGAGACTAATGTATAGTTATGCTCCATACCCTCCAAATAGAGTTGAACAGTATATATCCCAACCCAGTGTCCCAAGTCCAGCATCAACGAGAGAAGAAGTTGAAACTACTCTTCAGTTGAAAAGCCATGTTGTGGAGGATGAGCAGTGTGATCTAACTATTGCTACAAATGATGAAGAAGTTGAAATAGACGATGATGATATCAATCTAGATGAACTATCTGGTCAATTTTATGGCGTACATGAAGTCTCAGAAACATTTACTGAGATAGACTTGAACAAGATGATCATTGAA contains:
- the LOC120092131 gene encoding vicilin-like seed storage protein At2g18540, coding for MARDRNGELSTKRGSSDNEEPGEREGEDNGAPSKISSGRNSDKDRENSGSDADEGRKRGKSRIKSRDSLDSDEKHDKKRGKSSRRKGKSRRRYSSSEEDSDSEDTESDSSMYDSDSGHSDAESASNSSGSEGDSDSEEERRRRKRKERRRRRDKERERKRRRKEKEKKRRRKEREEEKRRKEKKKKEKKERGKKGAVTNSWGKYGIIKETDMWNKRPEFTAWLAEIKKVNLESLANWEEKQMFKEFMEDHNTATFPSKKYYNLDAYYQRKIQKDMKKGHKKIVEGERTVFDDEEQRRQELLIEREKHKEEQVEALKRSMQTGMAQAMKEQARLREEMAYQYKLGNFEAAAAIQRRLDPDVAL